Proteins from one Desulfonema limicola genomic window:
- the cas4g/cas1g gene encoding CRISPR-associated endonuclease Cas1, translating to MEIQTLSSDFSPAPDLIPVSYLNAYVYCPRRFFLEHNQGMFEDNAHTVEGRSLHRVVDGKDPARASKKGDAIHRRSVSFSSMSLGITGKLDLLEEKEGSVLYPVEYKKSKKPPKDRQPWLNDQIQVCAQSLLMAENGLPMPEKAYIYYIGSKARVEVSLSESLLEQTKQTIAQCRLISRSDILPPLADNRNKCFGCSLNAICLPEEEDVSKGRKTNARTIIPMSMDGDILYVDTTGAYLNLSSGSIIITAPGGMEIGNASIEQLREIVLFGNVQTTTQVLHTCMKNNIPVHYLNFYGRYVGTCSPMLHYNGLLREAQWKAHFDKLLSFEYSKIIVFSKLVNMRTLMMRYLREKRTDKDLESFESIKSINKQVMNAENIQSLRGYEGYGAKIYFSRFGDFIKPEKQSFFKFSGRNRRPPRDPANALLSFGYSLLAKDCTGTAIRVGFDPFCGFYHVMKYGRPSLALDIMEFFRQPIVDSMVLTAVNNGVFRENDFYQFQNTCYLNEKGRKKFLVQYEMRKRDMITHPKFHYRLSYERTIELQFRLLGKSLLNEIDNYEGFSIR from the coding sequence ATGGAAATTCAGACTTTAAGTTCAGATTTTTCACCAGCACCGGACTTGATCCCGGTCTCCTATCTTAATGCCTATGTTTACTGCCCAAGACGTTTTTTTCTTGAGCATAACCAGGGCATGTTTGAGGATAATGCACATACAGTTGAGGGCAGGAGTCTTCACCGGGTTGTTGATGGAAAAGACCCTGCCAGGGCAAGTAAAAAAGGAGATGCAATCCACCGGCGTTCTGTTTCTTTTTCTTCCATGTCCCTGGGTATTACAGGAAAACTTGATCTGCTGGAGGAAAAAGAAGGCAGTGTTTTGTATCCTGTTGAATATAAAAAAAGTAAAAAGCCTCCAAAAGACAGACAGCCCTGGTTAAACGATCAGATTCAGGTCTGTGCCCAGTCCCTTTTAATGGCAGAAAATGGTCTGCCAATGCCTGAAAAAGCCTATATTTATTATATTGGTTCAAAAGCAAGGGTTGAAGTGTCTTTGTCTGAAAGTCTTTTGGAACAAACAAAGCAGACTATTGCCCAGTGCCGCCTGATTTCCAGATCAGACATACTTCCTCCCCTGGCTGACAACCGCAACAAATGCTTTGGATGCTCCTTAAACGCAATCTGCCTTCCAGAAGAAGAAGATGTTTCAAAAGGAAGAAAAACAAATGCAAGAACCATAATCCCCATGTCAATGGACGGCGATATTCTTTATGTTGATACAACAGGGGCTTATCTTAATCTTTCATCCGGCAGCATAATAATCACAGCACCCGGGGGAATGGAGATTGGAAATGCTTCCATTGAACAGCTAAGGGAGATTGTTCTTTTTGGAAATGTACAGACAACAACTCAGGTTCTTCATACCTGCATGAAAAATAATATTCCTGTACATTATCTGAATTTTTACGGGCGATATGTGGGAACATGTTCTCCAATGCTTCATTATAACGGGCTGTTAAGGGAAGCCCAGTGGAAAGCTCATTTTGACAAACTTTTATCATTTGAATATTCAAAAATAATCGTTTTTTCCAAACTGGTAAATATGAGAACCTTAATGATGCGGTATTTAAGAGAAAAACGCACAGATAAAGACTTAGAGAGCTTTGAGAGCATCAAGAGTATAAACAAACAGGTCATGAATGCAGAAAATATACAGTCTCTCAGGGGATATGAAGGCTATGGTGCAAAAATATATTTCAGCAGGTTTGGTGATTTTATAAAACCTGAAAAACAATCCTTTTTTAAATTCAGCGGCAGAAACCGCAGGCCTCCCAGAGACCCTGCAAATGCTCTACTGAGTTTTGGTTACAGCCTTCTTGCCAAAGATTGTACCGGAACCGCAATCAGGGTTGGCTTTGATCCTTTTTGCGGGTTTTACCATGTCATGAAATACGGAAGACCGTCTCTCGCTCTTGACATTATGGAATTTTTCCGTCAGCCCATTGTTGATTCAATGGTACTGACTGCTGTTAATAATGGTGTTTTCAGAGAAAATGATTTTTACCAGTTTCAAAATACCTGTTATCTTAATGAAAAAGGCCGTAAAAAATTTCTGGTTCAGTATGAAATGAGAAAGCGGGATATGATTACACATCCCAAGTTTCATTACAGGCTGAGTTATGAAAGAACCATTGAGCTTCAATTCAGGCTCCTGGGAAAATCTCTTTTAAATGAAATTGACAATTACGAAGGGTTTAGCATTCGATGA
- the cas2 gene encoding CRISPR-associated endonuclease Cas2: MKKNYLIGYDISDEKRLKKVAKIVSRFGSRIQYSFYHCFISNTQKIRMKALLQKEIKEDEDQVILLPITVNQLKEMEFMGFKINLQNEGIIII; the protein is encoded by the coding sequence ATGAAAAAAAATTACCTGATTGGATACGATATTTCAGATGAAAAGCGGCTTAAAAAAGTTGCAAAGATTGTTTCACGCTTTGGTTCAAGGATTCAGTACAGTTTTTATCACTGTTTTATTTCAAACACACAGAAAATACGCATGAAGGCTCTTTTACAGAAAGAAATCAAAGAAGACGAAGATCAGGTTATTCTGCTGCCCATAACAGTCAATCAGTTAAAGGAAATGGAGTTCATGGGTTTTAAAATTAATCTACAAAATGAGGGAATTATTATTATCTAA